A single Natranaerobius thermophilus JW/NM-WN-LF DNA region contains:
- a CDS encoding spore germination protein, protein MNLEDRSQFIKEKTLDKKIYTNLDQIKSYLGSSYDLQIKQFVIGHKEIQGAAVFLSGLEDPRAIERIIGDLTSELHKANLTPENPKEAFNIAHRKILSNEDMLPTDNFADIFNKILIGETAILIDGVSQAILCDTKEWETRGIEEPEAEKTIRGPREGFIESLRVNTGLVRRRIRSPNLWMEKVTVGQEAGNEVAFAYLKGLAHEDLINEVRHRLENIDLDGVLESGYVEEMIEDTPFTLFPLTHRTERVDIVSSAILEGKVAIFTDGTPFVMIVPIKFLELLQAPDDYHEKFPVGTLIRLGRHIGFLFSIFFPGAYVAVINFHPELLPTSLMLQITAARQGVPFPAAMEVLLMEFLFELLREAGLRLPGMIGPALGIVGALILGDAAIGAGLVSPAVVVVVALTAISSFIVPAYSLAIAGRITRFIAVLFGSAFGLFGIQFVFLLLGLHLCSLRSFGYPYMAPVGPLIKSDWKDAILRVPWPLQKTRPKLEGGKDPSKQKTQFPSPPQGLETSEDQDHEEQPEVENDSDSKDS, encoded by the coding sequence ATGAACTTAGAGGACCGCTCCCAGTTTATTAAGGAAAAAACTTTAGATAAAAAAATATATACCAATTTAGATCAGATCAAATCATATTTAGGAAGCAGTTACGATTTGCAGATAAAGCAATTCGTAATTGGTCATAAAGAAATTCAAGGAGCTGCAGTGTTTCTGTCAGGCCTGGAAGATCCCAGGGCTATTGAAAGAATTATTGGAGATCTTACCAGTGAACTTCACAAAGCAAACCTGACTCCTGAAAATCCCAAGGAAGCCTTTAATATTGCTCACCGTAAAATCCTTAGCAATGAAGATATGTTGCCCACTGATAATTTTGCCGACATTTTTAATAAAATTTTAATCGGTGAAACGGCAATTTTGATAGACGGTGTCTCACAGGCTATACTCTGTGACACAAAGGAGTGGGAAACCCGAGGAATCGAAGAGCCTGAAGCAGAAAAAACGATTAGAGGGCCTAGAGAAGGTTTTATAGAATCTTTAAGAGTGAATACTGGGCTAGTCAGGAGACGGATACGCAGTCCAAATCTGTGGATGGAAAAAGTCACAGTAGGACAAGAAGCGGGAAATGAAGTTGCTTTTGCTTACTTAAAGGGGTTAGCCCATGAAGATCTAATAAATGAAGTTAGACACCGCCTGGAAAATATTGATTTAGATGGAGTTTTAGAAAGCGGATATGTGGAAGAAATGATTGAAGATACCCCTTTTACTTTATTCCCTCTAACTCATAGAACGGAACGAGTAGATATAGTGTCGTCAGCTATTCTAGAAGGTAAAGTAGCCATCTTTACCGATGGCACTCCTTTTGTAATGATCGTCCCCATCAAATTTTTAGAATTGTTACAAGCACCAGATGATTATCACGAAAAATTCCCAGTAGGTACCCTAATAAGACTTGGAAGACATATAGGCTTTTTATTTTCAATTTTCTTTCCAGGAGCTTATGTAGCAGTGATTAATTTCCATCCTGAACTTCTACCTACTAGTTTAATGCTACAGATAACAGCCGCTCGACAGGGAGTTCCTTTCCCCGCCGCCATGGAAGTACTATTAATGGAATTTCTATTTGAACTTTTACGTGAAGCAGGCCTTCGCCTGCCTGGCATGATTGGCCCTGCTTTAGGAATTGTAGGCGCTCTAATTCTCGGGGATGCAGCCATTGGAGCTGGACTGGTTTCACCTGCAGTCGTGGTTGTTGTCGCTTTAACGGCAATTTCTTCTTTTATAGTTCCAGCTTATTCTCTGGCAATTGCCGGTAGGATAACCCGGTTTATCGCAGTCTTATTTGGTTCTGCCTTTGGTTTATTTGGAATTCAATTTGTATTTTTACTTCTGGGACTACATCTGTGTTCACTTAGATCTTTTGGTTATCCCTATATGGCCCCCGTTGGACCATTAATTAAGTCTGATTGGAAAGATGCTATTTTAAGAGTACCCTGGCCACTACAAAAAACAAGGCCTAAATTAGAAGGTGGAAAAGACCCTTCCAAACAGAAAACCCAATTTCCAAGTCCACCCCAAGGCTTAGAAACAAGTGAAGATCAAGATCATGAAGAACAACCTGAAGTAGAAAATGATAGTGATAGCAAGGATAGTTAG
- a CDS encoding NAD(P)/FAD-dependent oxidoreductase encodes MKKYDVIVVGAGPTGIFTCYELIEQNPSLNILLVEKGRDIYRRSCPILENKVSKCPHATKKQDIASCYPNCSITNGFGGAGAYSDGKFNITTEFGGWLTDYMSPSQVLELIKYVDEINVSHGAKSQVSDPTTSEVKNIEKRGLAAGLKLLRAKVKHLGTEQNFQILTDIFDNLQTKVDMVFETEVADFITKSNNQQDSSSYEIHGLLTEDNEEYYADKIVIAPGRDGSEWLTKILQRYDQEVSSNQVDIGVRVETLDTIMEEINKNLYEGKFLYRTSVGTTVRSFCNNPSGHVVIENHSGVMLANGHAYKDKNRGSNNTNFALLVSHKFSYPFNKPVEYAKSISKLANDLSEGSVLIQSYGDVMKGRRSTDKRIDECFIEPTLKEAVPGNLGLVLPYSTMISIIEMIEALDVVTPGIASDHTLLYGVEAKFYSSRPLLNNNFETGIKNLYVGGDGAGITRGLAQASACGVAIARDIVKRL; translated from the coding sequence GTGAAAAAATATGATGTGATTGTTGTAGGTGCAGGTCCTACTGGAATTTTTACCTGTTATGAACTCATTGAACAAAATCCATCATTAAATATTTTACTAGTGGAAAAAGGCCGCGATATTTATAGACGAAGTTGTCCGATTTTAGAAAATAAAGTTTCCAAGTGTCCACATGCCACTAAAAAACAAGATATAGCCAGCTGCTATCCAAACTGTTCTATTACAAATGGCTTTGGAGGTGCAGGTGCTTATTCAGATGGAAAGTTTAATATTACTACTGAATTTGGTGGTTGGCTCACTGATTACATGTCTCCCTCTCAGGTGTTAGAATTGATCAAATACGTTGATGAGATCAATGTCAGTCATGGGGCAAAATCTCAGGTATCAGATCCTACTACAAGTGAAGTTAAAAATATTGAAAAACGCGGGTTGGCCGCAGGTCTAAAATTACTCAGAGCAAAAGTTAAACATTTGGGAACAGAGCAGAATTTCCAAATACTAACTGATATTTTTGACAATTTGCAAACAAAGGTGGATATGGTTTTTGAAACCGAAGTAGCAGATTTTATTACTAAATCTAATAACCAACAAGACTCTAGCTCCTATGAAATCCACGGTTTACTGACAGAGGATAATGAAGAGTATTACGCCGATAAGATAGTAATAGCACCCGGAAGAGATGGTTCGGAATGGCTAACTAAAATATTGCAAAGATACGATCAAGAAGTGAGCAGTAATCAGGTGGATATAGGTGTTAGGGTGGAAACTTTAGATACAATTATGGAAGAGATTAATAAAAATCTTTATGAAGGCAAATTTCTCTACAGAACTTCTGTAGGTACAACAGTGAGAAGTTTCTGTAATAATCCCTCGGGACACGTGGTTATAGAAAATCATAGTGGTGTAATGTTGGCTAATGGACACGCTTACAAGGATAAAAATCGTGGGAGCAATAATACAAATTTTGCTTTATTAGTTTCTCATAAATTTTCATATCCCTTTAACAAACCTGTGGAATATGCCAAATCAATTTCTAAATTGGCTAATGATCTATCCGAAGGCAGTGTGTTGATTCAAAGTTATGGTGATGTTATGAAAGGGCGCCGTTCAACAGATAAAAGGATTGATGAATGCTTTATTGAACCCACTCTAAAGGAAGCGGTACCCGGGAATTTAGGTTTAGTACTACCCTATAGTACTATGATTAGTATCATCGAGATGATTGAAGCACTAGACGTAGTAACGCCAGGTATAGCATCAGATCACACTTTACTTTACGGTGTAGAAGCTAAGTTTTATTCTTCCAGGCCATTACTAAATAATAATTTTGAAACCGGGATAAAAAATCTCTACGTAGGTGGAGATGGAGCTGGAATCACACGTGGATTAGCCCAGGCCAGTGCCTGTGGAGTGGCAATTGCGAGAGATATTGTAAAAAGATTATAA
- a CDS encoding TIGR02452 family protein, with amino-acid sequence MSRQSDTSQIRAQTARETLEIIDKGGYYNDHKEWVGLGSSIDHCVKNTRLYSPEDFSKIKDYASQKLASRKSASNASEISQLKDRVLEIALESTLAAANRLLQLGYHPVCLNFASAKNPGGGFLKGSGAQEESLSRASALYASISRQKEYYRQNKQYSSALYTDHMIYSPQVPVFRDDQDRLLKKPYQVAFITAPAVNAGVVRSKEPDNIHLIEETMVERIQKIICLAVYHGHSAIVLGAFGCGVFKNDPEKVAEYFHRCLFDVDEVGELGYLFDKIVFAILARSKNSPYTTFKRSLIADQAY; translated from the coding sequence GTGAGTAGACAATCTGATACCAGTCAGATAAGAGCACAAACTGCCAGGGAAACTTTGGAAATAATTGACAAAGGTGGCTATTACAATGATCATAAGGAATGGGTAGGCCTTGGCAGTTCAATTGATCACTGTGTAAAAAACACCCGATTATATAGTCCCGAGGATTTTTCCAAGATCAAAGATTATGCCAGTCAAAAATTGGCTAGTCGTAAATCGGCTTCTAATGCCTCTGAAATATCCCAGTTAAAAGACAGGGTGCTAGAAATAGCTCTTGAATCCACTTTAGCCGCTGCCAATCGTCTTCTTCAACTTGGCTATCATCCTGTTTGCCTTAACTTTGCTTCAGCTAAAAATCCTGGAGGTGGCTTTCTCAAAGGAAGTGGTGCCCAGGAGGAAAGCCTTTCTAGGGCTTCTGCTCTGTATGCCAGCATTTCACGTCAAAAGGAGTATTATCGGCAGAACAAACAGTACTCCTCTGCTTTGTATACCGATCATATGATTTACTCACCTCAGGTACCTGTTTTTCGGGATGACCAAGATAGGCTTTTAAAAAAACCTTATCAAGTTGCTTTTATTACGGCTCCGGCAGTAAATGCAGGAGTAGTCAGGTCAAAAGAGCCTGATAATATACATTTGATTGAAGAAACCATGGTTGAGCGAATACAGAAAATCATTTGTTTGGCAGTTTATCACGGTCATTCTGCCATAGTCTTAGGAGCCTTTGGTTGCGGAGTTTTCAAAAATGACCCTGAAAAGGTTGCTGAGTACTTTCATCGTTGTCTGTTTGATGTTGATGAAGTTGGTGAATTGGGATATTTGTTTGATAAAATTGTCTTTGCCATTTTAGCTCGTTCTAAAAACAGCCCGTACACAACTTTTAAAAGAAGTTTAATCGCTGATCAGGCTTATTAA
- a CDS encoding ECF transporter S component translates to MNQGQRINVRQLVYMGLLVGIGTLLMVTVQIPVFTEYLMYDPSDVAMLIGGFWFGPLAGIVMSFFKALLYLFSKGLAGPIGAMANFFATAAFVGVAAFIYQRDRTFRGAVKGMIMGTLAMVILSGFTNYFIALPLWGIPQEALLPTILAATTPFNIFRGTVNSILTIFVYKRVKKLLQSL, encoded by the coding sequence ATGAATCAAGGTCAAAGAATTAATGTAAGGCAATTAGTTTATATGGGATTGTTAGTGGGCATTGGAACATTATTGATGGTAACAGTTCAGATTCCCGTATTCACGGAATATTTAATGTATGACCCCAGTGATGTAGCTATGTTAATTGGAGGTTTTTGGTTTGGTCCCTTAGCTGGGATAGTAATGAGTTTTTTCAAAGCTCTCTTGTATCTATTTTCTAAAGGTTTGGCAGGGCCTATTGGAGCCATGGCCAATTTTTTTGCTACTGCTGCTTTTGTTGGTGTGGCTGCATTTATATATCAACGAGATAGAACATTTAGGGGTGCAGTTAAGGGAATGATTATGGGAACACTAGCCATGGTGATCCTGAGTGGTTTCACAAATTATTTTATTGCACTACCTCTGTGGGGAATTCCCCAAGAAGCATTACTTCCGACGATTTTAGCTGCTACAACTCCCTTCAATATTTTCCGTGGGACTGTAAACAGCATTTTGACTATTTTTGTTTATAAACGGGTCAAGAAACTGCTTCAGTCCTTATAA
- a CDS encoding cysteine hydrolase family protein, whose product MGSPRHINIEDCALLIVNMQNDFLDKITSFECPRCREIVPNLQKFKHDMKFFRVPVIYTKELHRPGMVDYGKELSKEGEEHCIEGTKGAEIVSELTPDEDDHVILKRRHSGFYATDLEILLRGLKKNTIILAGVPTNICYYATALDAHQLNFNIIAVPDCTAPSKGVDKEPFLRSIEKVVGEVMSSQEIKERFHMMVEEP is encoded by the coding sequence ATGGGTTCTCCAAGACACATTAATATCGAAGACTGTGCCTTGTTGATCGTCAACATGCAAAATGATTTTTTAGATAAAATCACTTCTTTTGAATGTCCTCGGTGCAGGGAGATTGTTCCTAATTTACAAAAGTTCAAGCATGATATGAAATTTTTTAGAGTTCCAGTTATCTATACAAAGGAACTGCATAGACCAGGAATGGTTGATTATGGGAAAGAGCTTAGTAAAGAAGGAGAAGAGCACTGTATAGAAGGAACAAAAGGGGCGGAGATAGTTTCAGAATTGACCCCTGATGAAGATGATCATGTGATTTTAAAACGTCGCCATAGTGGTTTCTATGCTACAGATCTGGAAATTTTACTAAGAGGCCTTAAGAAAAATACTATTATTTTGGCTGGAGTTCCTACTAATATTTGTTATTATGCTACTGCATTGGATGCTCATCAATTGAATTTTAATATAATTGCAGTTCCAGATTGTACTGCTCCTTCAAAAGGTGTAGATAAAGAACCTTTCCTCAGGAGTATAGAAAAAGTAGTGGGGGAAGTCATGTCTTCCCAAGAAATTAAAGAGAGATTTCACATGATGGTAGAAGAACCTTAA
- a CDS encoding Tex family protein, whose product MDQKILKQVSQEENFPESKVAKAINLIKEAGNTVPFVARYRKNETGNLSEDELRSIVERWDYLVNLQDRKAEIIATLEKREKLTPELKEAIQKSETMQELEELYKPYKQKKKTRGMKAKEKGLEPLANKLRQGELKTEAEAESTASDFIDDEQGVNSTDEALQGAQDIIAEQISETVDNRRDVKEIAAPETYLETQLKDQAQDENKVYQDYYDYRENLKKMPLHRAMAINRGEKEGVLKVSLSSPEERIIDKVALRELVSLENAGFSRELVFEAVKDACKRLIIPSIQRELRTSKTEQAEEHAIKIFSQNLERLLMQPPIKGKNVMGIDPAYKSGCKIAVVDYKGDMQEVDVIYPTPPFNKTEQAAKKVISLLNKYQVEIIAIGNGTASRETEEFVSETIEDVELSLEVQYAIVSEDGASVYSASKLAAEEFPELDVQERSAISIARRVIDPLAELVKIDPKSIGVGQYQHDVPQSKLKEAVQFVVEKVVNQVGVDVNTASVHLLRYISGLNKKSAENMVNTRSELGGFDSRAQLTEVKGLGAKTFEQCAGFLRILDGSNPLDKTAIHPESYHIAEGIIAHLNEVPENIGSEALRTGVDSLLNNKNQIQSLCQEFDTDKYTLEDILTGLKKPLYDPREEFDKPRLKKDVMKLEDLSEGMILEGEIRNVVDFGAFVDLGIKEDGLIHISNLSEKFVKHPMEIVSVGDVVQVEIVSIDKDRGRIGLKKV is encoded by the coding sequence TTGGATCAAAAGATCTTAAAACAAGTTTCACAGGAAGAAAATTTTCCGGAATCAAAAGTAGCCAAAGCTATCAATCTCATAAAAGAAGCAGGTAATACAGTTCCTTTTGTTGCCAGGTATAGAAAAAATGAAACAGGCAATTTATCCGAGGATGAATTGAGATCTATTGTTGAAAGATGGGATTATCTCGTAAATTTACAGGATAGAAAAGCGGAGATAATTGCTACTCTTGAAAAAAGAGAAAAATTAACCCCGGAGTTAAAAGAAGCTATTCAAAAATCTGAAACAATGCAAGAATTAGAAGAACTTTATAAACCTTATAAGCAAAAAAAGAAAACCCGGGGTATGAAGGCCAAAGAAAAAGGTTTAGAACCTCTAGCTAACAAGCTTCGCCAAGGAGAACTTAAAACTGAAGCTGAAGCTGAATCTACAGCCAGTGATTTTATTGACGATGAACAAGGAGTTAATTCAACTGACGAGGCACTGCAGGGTGCTCAGGACATTATCGCAGAACAGATTTCAGAAACAGTGGATAATCGTCGAGATGTTAAAGAAATAGCAGCTCCAGAGACCTATCTTGAAACTCAACTAAAAGATCAGGCTCAAGATGAAAACAAGGTATATCAAGATTACTACGATTACAGGGAAAATTTGAAAAAGATGCCTTTACATAGAGCGATGGCAATTAATAGGGGCGAAAAAGAAGGAGTTTTAAAAGTCTCTCTTAGTTCTCCTGAAGAAAGAATAATTGATAAAGTAGCCCTTAGAGAACTGGTATCCCTGGAAAATGCCGGATTTTCGAGAGAATTGGTATTTGAAGCAGTTAAAGATGCCTGTAAAAGATTGATTATCCCATCTATTCAAAGAGAACTGAGGACTAGTAAAACAGAACAAGCGGAAGAGCATGCCATCAAAATCTTTTCTCAAAATTTGGAACGTCTATTAATGCAGCCCCCCATTAAAGGTAAAAATGTCATGGGAATTGATCCGGCTTATAAATCTGGTTGTAAAATTGCAGTGGTAGATTACAAAGGAGATATGCAGGAAGTAGATGTTATTTATCCTACACCTCCTTTTAACAAAACAGAACAGGCTGCAAAAAAGGTGATTTCTTTGCTAAATAAATATCAGGTAGAAATTATAGCTATAGGAAATGGAACTGCTTCCAGGGAAACCGAAGAATTTGTTTCCGAGACTATTGAGGATGTGGAACTATCCCTGGAGGTTCAGTATGCCATAGTGAGCGAAGATGGAGCCAGCGTATATTCGGCTTCCAAACTGGCAGCTGAAGAATTTCCAGAGCTAGATGTCCAGGAAAGAAGTGCTATTTCCATTGCCAGGCGAGTAATCGATCCCCTGGCGGAACTTGTTAAAATAGATCCCAAATCTATCGGAGTTGGTCAATATCAACATGATGTTCCCCAGAGCAAGTTAAAAGAGGCCGTTCAATTTGTTGTAGAAAAGGTTGTCAATCAAGTAGGTGTAGATGTAAACACTGCATCTGTCCATTTGCTTCGGTATATTTCAGGTCTTAACAAAAAAAGTGCTGAAAATATGGTAAATACCAGAAGTGAACTAGGAGGATTTGACAGCAGAGCCCAATTAACTGAAGTTAAAGGGTTAGGTGCCAAGACATTTGAGCAATGTGCTGGATTTTTGAGAATACTTGACGGCAGTAACCCGCTGGATAAAACCGCTATTCATCCCGAATCTTATCATATTGCCGAGGGAATAATTGCTCATCTGAACGAAGTTCCGGAAAATATAGGCTCTGAAGCTTTGAGAACGGGTGTAGATAGTTTATTGAACAATAAAAATCAAATTCAGTCTCTTTGTCAGGAATTTGATACCGACAAATATACTCTAGAGGATATCTTAACTGGTTTAAAGAAACCTTTATATGATCCCAGAGAAGAGTTTGACAAACCAAGGTTAAAAAAAGATGTTATGAAACTTGAAGATCTTAGTGAAGGAATGATCTTGGAAGGAGAAATTAGGAATGTAGTGGATTTTGGTGCCTTTGTAGACCTTGGCATCAAAGAAGACGGTTTGATCCACATATCTAATTTAAGTGAGAAATTTGTTAAACATCCCATGGAAATAGTGTCTGTTGGGGATGTGGTTCAAGTAGAAATAGTCAGTATTGATAAGGATAGAGGCAGAATAGGTTTGAAAAAAGTTTAA
- a CDS encoding GerAB/ArcD/ProY family transporter, producing the protein MLQEKIANRQLLFMIFLVRATIAIAFLPVLTTGNAGQDAWLATIIMTFTTVALIFLVVGLGIKFPEQTIVEYSQDLLGKYPGKLITLLILWFFLHMAATEVRIYGELLNIAFLPRTPLVFVIGAMVFLAAITVYIGVEVLGRMADLLFPFYIFLIGISILLPLPELVPENFEPVLAGGLTQVMSSALTPTAIGSQVLVVTILLPRVVEPKKGIKTIIVAFTAANLLVLLISIAVIGKLGSVEGAKAVFPFLLTIRALELSEYIERLEIFAVLAWGMGIYISLSVYLYCGAKGLSQWFGLRDYRPLTFPMAIVWVVMAMHSFESIFQIRNFFAPEVFFPYAMTGFLPFILLWVSYVFKKLTKSN; encoded by the coding sequence GTGCTGCAAGAAAAAATAGCTAATAGACAATTACTGTTTATGATTTTTCTAGTACGAGCAACAATTGCTATAGCATTTTTACCTGTGTTAACAACTGGAAATGCCGGACAAGATGCTTGGCTGGCTACAATTATTATGACATTTACAACGGTTGCTCTGATATTTTTAGTAGTGGGGCTAGGAATTAAGTTCCCCGAGCAAACCATTGTAGAATACAGCCAGGATTTACTGGGAAAATATCCGGGAAAACTAATAACTTTATTAATACTTTGGTTCTTTCTACACATGGCAGCTACTGAAGTGAGAATTTATGGGGAATTATTGAATATAGCTTTTTTACCCAGAACTCCACTGGTTTTTGTAATTGGAGCCATGGTGTTTTTAGCTGCTATTACTGTATATATAGGAGTAGAAGTTTTAGGAAGAATGGCGGATCTATTATTTCCCTTTTACATATTCTTAATTGGTATTTCCATATTATTGCCGTTGCCAGAACTAGTACCAGAAAACTTTGAACCAGTACTAGCTGGTGGGCTAACTCAAGTAATGAGTTCAGCTCTAACCCCTACAGCTATAGGAAGCCAGGTTTTGGTCGTCACAATTTTGCTTCCCAGAGTTGTCGAACCAAAAAAGGGAATAAAGACAATAATAGTAGCTTTTACTGCAGCAAATCTATTGGTACTGTTAATCTCCATAGCAGTAATTGGAAAACTTGGATCAGTTGAAGGAGCAAAGGCAGTTTTTCCTTTCTTACTCACAATTAGAGCTTTAGAGCTCAGTGAATATATAGAAAGGTTGGAAATTTTTGCAGTCCTGGCCTGGGGAATGGGAATATATATATCACTATCTGTATATTTATACTGTGGAGCAAAAGGACTTTCACAGTGGTTTGGTCTCAGGGATTATCGCCCTTTAACTTTTCCAATGGCTATTGTATGGGTAGTTATGGCTATGCATTCCTTTGAAAGTATTTTTCAGATTAGAAATTTCTTTGCTCCTGAAGTTTTCTTTCCATATGCTATGACAGGGTTTTTACCCTTTATATTGTTGTGGGTCAGTTACGTATTTAAAAAACTAACCAAATCGAACTGA
- a CDS encoding BCCT family transporter has product MKMQTVFIVSLAITLIVLGLGIFNQPALEYYVETAYQGILEYFGWVYMLATFFFLVFAIGLSFSRFGQIKLGADHEKPQYSYFGWFSMLFAAGMGIGLIFWGVSEPLVHYLEPPAHIPEASGDAAGFAMRYSFFHWGLQPWAIYIIMSLSIAYFSFRRGMPPLISSCFYPMLGENIYKFPGYLIDILAVVATIFGVATSLGLGATQIHSGLSFLYGLPDGFNITLIIVIIATILYMISSVVGLDKGIQALSKLNMFIALILMVFMLIMGPTSYIFNIFTSTIGTYTNRLLEMSLDTNPFTGHEWIESWTLFYWAWWISWSPFVGLFVARISRGRTIKEFIHGVLLVPTLMTFLWFSVFGGAGFQLQLTEGIHIAEIAQQDASLALFHLFEAFPLGSILSSVTILLLFVFFITSADSATFVLGILSSNGTLNPSLAKKMTWGASQSGIALILLFTGGIQALQQMSITAALPFSIIMVLLCYNLLSALKEEV; this is encoded by the coding sequence ATGAAAATGCAAACAGTATTTATAGTTTCCCTGGCCATTACATTAATAGTTCTGGGTTTGGGTATTTTCAATCAACCAGCCTTGGAATACTATGTGGAAACGGCCTACCAAGGCATTCTCGAATATTTTGGCTGGGTTTACATGTTAGCCACCTTTTTCTTTTTGGTTTTTGCCATAGGCCTTTCATTTAGTAGGTTTGGGCAGATCAAACTAGGAGCTGATCATGAAAAACCTCAGTATAGTTACTTTGGCTGGTTTAGTATGCTATTTGCAGCTGGAATGGGAATTGGGTTAATTTTTTGGGGTGTAAGTGAACCTCTGGTTCATTATCTTGAACCCCCGGCCCATATTCCAGAAGCTTCTGGGGATGCTGCTGGCTTTGCCATGAGGTACAGTTTTTTCCACTGGGGATTACAGCCATGGGCTATCTACATTATTATGAGCCTGTCAATTGCCTATTTTTCCTTTAGGAGAGGGATGCCTCCCCTAATCAGTTCGTGCTTCTATCCCATGTTGGGAGAAAACATATACAAATTCCCGGGATACTTGATTGACATTTTAGCCGTAGTTGCAACTATATTTGGTGTGGCCACCTCCTTGGGATTGGGAGCTACACAAATTCATAGTGGTTTAAGCTTTCTCTACGGATTACCCGATGGTTTTAACATTACTTTAATAATCGTAATAATAGCTACAATTTTATATATGATTTCCAGTGTAGTAGGATTGGACAAGGGTATTCAAGCATTAAGTAAATTAAATATGTTTATTGCCTTAATTTTGATGGTATTCATGTTAATAATGGGTCCCACCTCTTATATCTTTAACATATTTACAAGTACCATCGGAACATATACTAACCGTTTACTTGAGATGAGCCTTGATACTAACCCTTTTACTGGACATGAATGGATAGAATCCTGGACTCTTTTCTATTGGGCCTGGTGGATTTCCTGGTCACCTTTTGTCGGTTTATTTGTAGCGAGAATTTCCAGAGGTAGGACTATTAAGGAATTTATCCACGGAGTGTTGCTGGTACCAACCCTGATGACATTTTTATGGTTCAGCGTATTCGGTGGAGCCGGTTTTCAACTACAATTGACCGAAGGTATCCATATAGCGGAAATTGCTCAACAGGACGCTTCCCTGGCATTATTCCACTTATTTGAAGCTTTCCCATTGGGAAGTATTTTATCGTCAGTCACTATCCTGTTACTATTTGTGTTTTTCATTACTAGTGCAGACTCGGCAACCTTCGTCCTTGGTATTTTAAGCTCAAATGGTACTCTCAATCCATCACTAGCTAAAAAGATGACCTGGGGAGCTAGCCAGTCAGGGATAGCTCTTATCCTGTTATTCACAGGTGGAATTCAAGCTCTACAACAAATGTCAATAACAGCAGCTCTACCTTTTTCAATTATTATGGTCTTGTTATGCTATAACCTATTGTCAGCCTTGAAAGAAGAAGTTTAG
- a CDS encoding universal stress protein, whose amino-acid sequence MFKKALMPLTLREQQDEFLSSVSLLAKLSTNTVHLCHVIDSGFTKYSLVSNKIKLYKNILADKFPSLNVSSEILSGHAGSKIIESAKTSESEFIYLPASQRHRLGQLLIGSTASDVVRLSDRPVFVHKSQPIIKFEESNSEIEKENNDHNKGLFGQVIVAIDFGPNTDRTSYSLTELGNLASTVTYLHIGKRAGDPFSESKRREHVQQQLEELKKDYQCYCHDINTRDRIGIPSKEILKEAKQTQADLIILGKLKVKSPGEIIMGTTAERVLKGTQSSVLIIP is encoded by the coding sequence TTGTTTAAGAAAGCCTTGATGCCGTTAACTTTACGAGAACAGCAAGATGAGTTTTTATCTTCGGTAAGTCTCTTGGCAAAACTGTCCACAAATACAGTGCATTTATGTCATGTAATAGATTCGGGATTCACAAAATATTCCCTGGTATCAAACAAAATAAAACTTTATAAAAATATCCTGGCAGATAAGTTTCCTTCTCTCAATGTGAGTTCGGAAATCTTATCAGGGCATGCCGGAAGTAAAATAATAGAAAGTGCTAAAACATCAGAGTCGGAATTTATTTATCTACCGGCAAGTCAGCGTCACCGTTTAGGGCAATTACTAATTGGAAGTACAGCATCAGATGTGGTTAGGCTGTCTGACCGTCCAGTATTTGTCCATAAATCTCAACCAATTATAAAGTTTGAGGAATCAAATTCTGAAATTGAAAAGGAAAATAACGATCATAACAAGGGACTATTTGGGCAAGTTATAGTAGCTATAGATTTTGGACCCAATACTGATCGTACTAGCTATTCTCTTACGGAATTAGGCAATTTAGCATCTACTGTTACTTATCTACACATTGGAAAGCGGGCTGGCGATCCCTTTAGTGAGTCCAAAAGAAGAGAACATGTCCAGCAACAACTTGAAGAACTAAAGAAAGATTATCAGTGTTATTGTCATGATATCAATACTAGAGACCGAATTGGTATTCCCTCAAAAGAAATACTCAAGGAAGCAAAACAAACTCAAGCAGATTTGATCATCCTAGGTAAACTGAAAGTTAAAAGCCCTGGGGAAATTATCATGGGTACAACTGCTGAACGAGTTTTAAAAGGAACCCAGTCTTCAGTTTTAATTATTCCGTAA